From the Hymenobacter yonginensis genome, one window contains:
- a CDS encoding FKBP-type peptidyl-prolyl cis-trans isomerase: protein MAQISENKVVTITYDLSVTDENQEKVLVESAEEDAPMVFLFGQSGLPEEFERQLSGKQSGDSFTFSLTPEQAYGEYDQQAVVEIPKNVFEIDGQIDEEMLQVGNFLPMADNQGHHMQGKVVEIGDSAVKMDFNHPLAGMVMHFDGKVAEVRDATQEEMDHGHVHGEGGHQH, encoded by the coding sequence ATGGCTCAAATCAGCGAAAACAAAGTCGTTACCATCACCTACGACCTGAGCGTAACCGACGAAAATCAAGAGAAAGTCCTCGTAGAATCGGCCGAGGAAGATGCGCCGATGGTGTTCCTGTTCGGCCAGAGCGGCCTGCCCGAGGAATTCGAGCGTCAGCTCAGCGGCAAGCAGTCCGGCGACTCATTCACCTTCTCGCTCACCCCCGAGCAGGCCTACGGCGAGTACGACCAGCAGGCCGTAGTGGAAATCCCGAAGAACGTGTTCGAAATCGACGGTCAGATTGACGAGGAGATGCTGCAGGTCGGCAACTTCCTGCCTATGGCCGACAACCAGGGCCACCACATGCAGGGCAAAGTGGTCGAAATCGGCGACTCGGCCGTGAAAATGGACTTCAACCACCCCCTGGCTGGCATGGTGATGCACTTCGACGGCAAAGTGGCCGAGGTGCGCGACGCCACCCAGGAAGAAATGGACCACGGCCACGTGCACGGCGAAGGCGGCCACCAACACTAG
- a CDS encoding helix-turn-helix domain-containing protein has product MKPATPPFRLLASVSDFARHFGFPPPVHPLLSVVDLSRHRNPPVTGPALRQLYIIALKKGLKGRLQYGHHSYDFSEGVLAFYAPGQVCASDPSVDVSELEGWLLVFHPDLLLKHPLGRKILSYGFFSYQVNEALHLSAREEQLLEGLVHTIRTEHEQPIDTFSQDVLVAQLDVLLSYANRFYHRQFLTRRTAGPDLLSRFEELLHQYFAEEASRPLPTVQHFADALHVSPAYLSDLLRTLTGQSTQQHIHQALIERAKQLLLSTSLSVNETAYQLGFEYPQYFTRLFKSKTGFTPAAFRLSVQ; this is encoded by the coding sequence ATGAAACCAGCCACCCCACCATTCCGCCTGCTTGCCTCGGTGAGCGACTTCGCCCGGCATTTTGGGTTTCCGCCGCCGGTACACCCGCTGCTGTCGGTGGTGGATCTGTCCCGGCACCGCAACCCACCCGTCACGGGGCCGGCTTTGCGGCAGCTCTACATTATTGCTCTCAAAAAAGGGCTGAAAGGCCGCCTGCAGTACGGGCACCACTCGTACGATTTCAGCGAGGGCGTGCTGGCTTTCTACGCGCCCGGACAGGTGTGTGCCAGCGACCCGTCGGTGGATGTGTCGGAGTTGGAGGGGTGGCTGCTGGTGTTTCACCCCGATCTGCTGCTGAAGCACCCGCTGGGCCGGAAAATCCTCAGCTACGGCTTTTTCTCCTACCAGGTAAACGAGGCCCTGCACCTCTCGGCCCGCGAGGAACAGCTGCTGGAAGGGCTGGTGCACACCATCCGCACGGAGCACGAGCAGCCCATTGACACCTTCAGCCAGGATGTGCTGGTGGCCCAGCTGGATGTGCTGCTGAGCTACGCCAACCGCTTCTACCACCGGCAGTTCCTAACCCGCCGCACCGCCGGCCCCGACCTGCTTTCCCGCTTTGAGGAGCTGCTGCACCAATACTTTGCTGAGGAGGCCAGCCGCCCTCTGCCCACCGTGCAGCACTTCGCCGACGCTTTGCACGTGTCGCCGGCCTACCTCAGCGACCTGCTGCGCACCCTCACCGGCCAGAGCACGCAGCAGCACATTCACCAGGCCCTCATCGAGCGGGCCAAGCAACTGCTGCTCAGTACGTCGCTGTCGGTAAACGAAACGGCCTATCAGCTGGGCTTCGAGTATCCGCAGTATTTCACCCGTCTGTTCAAAAGCAAAACCGGCTTCACGCCCGCCGCCTTCCGGCTGTCGGTGCAGTAA
- a CDS encoding alpha/beta hydrolase family protein → MPHFVGYRAADVADPELGLTIPLTILYPADEPGRLHPVGLYELDVAPDAPIRGGQWPVVLISHGTGGSGLTHRNLAHYLARHGVAVALPEHPHNNRTDDTWAHTPQNLMARPRHLQLTLDFLLQHPPLAPALQPTGAVLIGHSLGGYSALAAAGGQPWSVPREPADGSPRPIPVPPADPRVRALVLLAPAVPWFRHAGALRGVALPVLLLAAEKDEFIPPQHVESVLRGVPDAGRVTYRVIENAGHFSFLSPFPAARTRPDFPPSQDPPGFHRAQFHEALYPEILAFIRQTA, encoded by the coding sequence ATGCCCCACTTTGTAGGCTACCGCGCGGCGGACGTTGCCGACCCTGAGCTCGGCCTGACCATTCCGCTGACCATCCTGTACCCCGCTGACGAGCCCGGCCGCCTGCACCCGGTGGGCCTGTACGAGCTGGACGTGGCACCCGACGCGCCCATCCGGGGCGGGCAGTGGCCGGTGGTGCTGATTTCGCACGGCACCGGGGGCTCGGGGCTTACCCACCGCAATCTGGCGCACTATCTGGCTCGGCACGGCGTGGCGGTGGCCCTGCCCGAACACCCGCATAACAACCGCACCGACGACACCTGGGCCCACACGCCCCAGAACCTCATGGCCCGGCCCCGGCACCTGCAGCTAACCCTCGATTTTCTGCTGCAGCATCCGCCCCTGGCCCCGGCCTTGCAGCCCACCGGCGCGGTGCTGATTGGCCACTCGCTAGGCGGCTACTCGGCTTTGGCCGCGGCCGGCGGGCAGCCCTGGTCGGTGCCCCGGGAGCCGGCAGACGGGTCGCCCCGGCCCATTCCGGTGCCCCCGGCCGACCCGCGCGTGCGGGCCCTGGTGCTACTGGCCCCGGCCGTGCCCTGGTTCAGGCACGCGGGGGCGCTGCGGGGCGTGGCGCTGCCGGTGCTGCTGCTGGCCGCCGAAAAGGACGAGTTTATTCCGCCCCAGCACGTGGAAAGCGTGCTGCGCGGGGTGCCCGATGCCGGCCGGGTAACCTACCGGGTTATCGAAAACGCCGGTCATTTTTCCTTTCTGAGCCCGTTTCCGGCGGCCCGTACCCGTCCGGACTTTCCGCCTTCGCAGGACCCGCCGGGCTTCCACCGGGCGCAGTTTCACGAGGCGCTATATCCCGAAATTCTGGCGTTTATCCGGCAAACTGCCTGA
- a CDS encoding aldo/keto reductase, with the protein MSNLKRVPLGSQGLEVPVEGLGCMGMTSGVGGMSVYGEADEQESLATLHRALELGVNLLDTADLYGPLLNEQLIGRAIAGRRPDVILATKFGFEVDDSGTFTGQLNGHPAYARKCLERSLRNLGTDYVDLYYLHRQDPQVPIEDSIGEMSRFVEEGKVRYLGVSETPAAVLRRAHAVHPITALQTEYSLFDRGVEETGALQAARELGIGFVAYSPLGRGFLSGDIKSPDDFEANDSRRIFPRFQGENFYKNLELVQKLETLAVAKGVTSTQLALAWVLAQGVVAIPGTKRRKYLEQNVAAAHLTLSPQELAELEAIMPVGGAVGAAYPAGF; encoded by the coding sequence ATGAGCAACCTCAAACGAGTACCCCTGGGCAGCCAGGGGCTGGAAGTGCCAGTAGAAGGCCTGGGCTGCATGGGCATGACCAGCGGCGTCGGCGGCATGAGCGTGTACGGCGAGGCCGACGAGCAGGAAAGCCTGGCCACCCTGCACCGCGCCCTGGAGCTGGGCGTAAACCTGCTGGATACGGCCGACCTCTACGGCCCGCTCCTGAACGAGCAGCTGATAGGCCGCGCTATTGCCGGTCGCCGCCCCGATGTTATTCTGGCCACCAAGTTCGGCTTTGAAGTGGATGACAGCGGCACCTTCACCGGCCAGCTCAACGGCCACCCCGCCTACGCCCGCAAGTGCCTGGAACGCTCCCTGCGCAACCTGGGCACCGACTATGTGGACCTCTATTACCTGCACCGCCAGGACCCGCAGGTGCCCATTGAGGACAGCATCGGGGAGATGAGCCGCTTTGTGGAGGAAGGCAAGGTGCGCTACCTGGGCGTCTCGGAAACGCCGGCCGCGGTGCTGCGCCGGGCCCACGCCGTGCACCCCATCACGGCCCTGCAAACCGAGTATTCGCTCTTTGATCGGGGCGTGGAGGAAACCGGGGCGTTGCAGGCGGCGCGGGAGCTGGGCATCGGGTTTGTGGCCTACTCGCCGCTGGGCCGGGGCTTCTTGTCGGGCGACATCAAGAGCCCCGACGACTTCGAGGCCAACGACTCGCGCCGGATTTTTCCGCGTTTCCAGGGCGAGAACTTCTACAAGAATCTGGAGCTGGTGCAGAAGCTGGAAACCCTGGCCGTGGCCAAAGGCGTAACCTCGACGCAGCTGGCACTGGCCTGGGTGCTGGCTCAGGGTGTGGTGGCCATTCCGGGCACCAAGCGCCGCAAGTATCTGGAGCAGAACGTAGCCGCCGCCCACCTCACCCTCAGCCCCCAGGAGCTGGCCGAGCTGGAAGCCATTATGCCGGTCGGCGGCGCGGTGGGTGCAGCGTATCCGGCTGGTTTTTAG
- a CDS encoding acyl carrier protein phosphodiesterase translates to MNFLAHLLLSGSPATTPDYEDIVVGNFAAEAVRGRAGLLAYPETVQRGIRLHRFIDSFTDQHPVVRRTTARLRAAGLGKWAGVVSDVSFDHLLARDFARYQPAEPLPQFAQRQYQLLHQRRHELPERLQEMLHYMRQHDWLTGYAHPEGLHRALLGLSRRVPAAEVLATGAAAFLAELPAYEADFQEFWPELRAGVEENGHI, encoded by the coding sequence ATGAATTTCCTGGCTCACCTGCTGCTCTCCGGCTCGCCCGCCACCACCCCCGACTACGAGGACATTGTTGTGGGCAACTTCGCGGCCGAAGCCGTGCGGGGCCGCGCCGGCCTGCTGGCCTACCCCGAAACCGTGCAGCGCGGCATCCGCCTGCACCGCTTCATCGACTCTTTTACCGACCAGCACCCCGTCGTGCGCCGCACCACCGCCCGCCTGCGGGCGGCCGGCCTGGGCAAGTGGGCCGGCGTGGTGTCCGATGTCAGCTTCGACCACCTGCTGGCCCGCGACTTCGCCCGGTATCAGCCCGCCGAGCCGCTGCCGCAGTTTGCCCAGCGCCAGTACCAGCTGCTGCACCAGCGCCGCCACGAGCTGCCCGAGCGTCTGCAGGAAATGCTGCACTACATGCGTCAGCACGACTGGCTGACCGGCTACGCCCACCCCGAGGGCCTACACCGCGCCCTGCTGGGCCTAAGCCGCCGCGTGCCCGCCGCCGAAGTGCTGGCCACCGGAGCCGCCGCGTTTCTGGCGGAGTTGCCGGCCTATGAGGCCGATTTTCAGGAGTTCTGGCCGGAGCTGCGGGCGGGGGTGGAAGAGAATGGACATATATAG
- a CDS encoding pyridoxamine 5'-phosphate oxidase family protein, producing MANQTPVTNDLSTLLEKIKDVRIAMLTTQDEDGSLRSRPMFTQKPDGSSALVFLTDKDSAKVYEVKKDSHVNLSYANPDSNVYVSVSGRANAYRNQAEIDQLWSEPMRAWFPKGKDDESIYILKVQIEKGEYWDTPSSLLTQAAAYVKALATGERSTSDDVNEHAKVEVK from the coding sequence ATGGCTAACCAAACGCCCGTAACCAACGACCTCTCCACCCTGCTCGAAAAAATCAAGGATGTGCGCATTGCCATGCTCACCACCCAGGACGAAGACGGCAGCCTGCGCAGCCGCCCCATGTTCACCCAAAAGCCCGACGGCAGCAGCGCCCTGGTGTTCCTGACCGATAAAGACTCGGCCAAGGTGTACGAGGTAAAGAAAGACAGCCACGTAAACCTGAGCTACGCCAACCCCGACAGCAACGTGTACGTGTCGGTATCGGGCCGCGCCAACGCCTACCGCAACCAGGCCGAAATCGACCAGCTCTGGAGCGAGCCAATGCGCGCCTGGTTCCCCAAAGGCAAAGATGACGAGAGCATTTACATCCTGAAAGTGCAGATTGAGAAAGGCGAGTACTGGGACACCCCCAGCAGCCTCCTCACCCAGGCCGCCGCGTACGTGAAAGCCCTGGCCACCGGCGAGCGGAGCACCTCCGACGACGTAAACGAGCACGCCAAAGTAGAAGTGAAGTAG
- a CDS encoding spheroidene monooxygenase, protein MPLTTLSIITLLPNQRRWGFAQMGTAQGPLQRVPGLRFQKLLGSGAGGFGALPNLHRYGLMAVWDSEEAARAFFEGHTLWQQYRQRTREIWTARLAPLKAHGLWDGANPFDYETEAAADGPLLVLTRASIRLRKTPRFWRYVAPVSATIAGAPGVRAAIGLGELPVVRQATVSLWESARAMQDYAYRSEKHKEVIRLTRQEDWYGEEMFARFRVLGTEGTWDGRCPLAG, encoded by the coding sequence TTGCCTCTTACCACCCTCTCCATCATCACCCTGCTCCCCAACCAGCGGCGCTGGGGCTTTGCGCAGATGGGCACCGCCCAGGGGCCGCTGCAGCGCGTTCCGGGCCTGCGGTTTCAGAAGCTGCTGGGCAGCGGCGCGGGCGGCTTCGGGGCTTTGCCCAACCTGCACCGCTACGGCCTGATGGCCGTGTGGGACTCGGAGGAGGCGGCCCGGGCGTTTTTCGAGGGGCACACGCTGTGGCAGCAGTACCGGCAGCGCACCCGCGAAATCTGGACGGCGCGGCTGGCCCCGCTCAAAGCCCACGGGCTCTGGGACGGCGCGAACCCCTTCGACTACGAAACCGAAGCCGCCGCCGACGGGCCCCTGCTGGTGCTCACGCGGGCCTCCATCCGGCTGCGCAAAACGCCGCGCTTCTGGCGCTACGTGGCCCCGGTAAGTGCCACCATTGCCGGCGCCCCGGGCGTACGTGCTGCCATCGGGCTGGGCGAGTTGCCGGTGGTGCGCCAGGCCACCGTGAGCCTGTGGGAGTCGGCCAGGGCCATGCAGGACTACGCCTACCGCAGCGAAAAGCATAAGGAAGTGATTCGCCTTACCCGCCAGGAGGATTGGTACGGGGAGGAGATGTTTGCCCGGTTTCGGGTGCTCGGGACGGAGGGAACCTGGGACGGGCGTTGCCCGTTGGCAGGCTGA
- a CDS encoding cytochrome-c peroxidase, whose amino-acid sequence MLFCFSILWLLWSTRPVAETGPAAPPARPLRQQQELGWLLFYEPALSANGKRSCASCHRPQKAYTDHRATARAFRLAASLERNTPTLLNATEQRRFFHDGRAGSLSEVIESVVTNPREFNTTYAAVARQLNQSREYRRRFRQAFAAPIGEATINQALIAFLSSQQARNSPFDQYQRGQAALPEPALRGLRVFTAADCGRCHPAPAFRDDQLHPVQAGLLLKTPGLRNVAVTPPYGARGQHPTLAAAFTDAFHRQATAHPLSDADVQDLTTFLATLTDTTSLRLRAPQTLPALPTLPDRTIGGVY is encoded by the coding sequence GTGTTGTTCTGTTTTAGTATTCTGTGGTTGCTGTGGAGCACCCGGCCGGTTGCCGAAACCGGGCCGGCCGCTCCGCCCGCGCGCCCGCTCCGGCAGCAGCAGGAGCTGGGCTGGCTGCTGTTCTACGAGCCGGCGCTGTCGGCCAACGGCAAACGCAGCTGCGCCTCCTGCCACCGCCCCCAGAAAGCCTACACCGACCACCGCGCCACGGCCCGGGCCTTCCGGCTGGCGGCCAGCCTGGAGCGCAACACGCCCACCCTGCTCAACGCCACCGAACAGCGCCGGTTTTTCCACGATGGGCGGGCCGGCAGCCTGTCGGAGGTGATTGAAAGCGTGGTGACCAACCCGCGCGAGTTCAACACCACCTACGCCGCCGTGGCCCGGCAGCTCAACCAGAGCCGCGAGTACCGCCGCCGCTTCCGGCAGGCTTTTGCCGCGCCCATCGGCGAGGCCACCATCAACCAGGCCCTCATTGCCTTCCTCAGCAGCCAGCAGGCCCGCAACAGCCCCTTCGACCAGTACCAACGGGGCCAGGCTGCCCTGCCCGAGCCGGCCCTGCGCGGCCTGCGCGTGTTCACCGCCGCCGACTGTGGCCGCTGCCACCCCGCCCCCGCCTTCCGCGACGACCAATTGCACCCGGTGCAGGCCGGCCTGCTGCTCAAAACACCCGGTCTGCGCAACGTGGCCGTCACGCCGCCCTACGGGGCCCGGGGCCAGCACCCCACCCTGGCCGCCGCCTTCACCGATGCCTTCCACCGCCAGGCCACGGCCCACCCGCTCAGCGACGCCGACGTGCAGGACCTGACGACTTTTCTGGCCACGCTCACCGACACCACTTCGTTGCGCCTGCGTGCGCCGCAGACCCTGCCGGCGCTGCCAACCCTCCCCGACCGCACCATTGGCGGTGTGTACTAG
- a CDS encoding WD40 repeat domain-containing protein, with translation MKAPLLALALALTAPLALASDPESGPATPNLVQNIQTSAALLAVDYSPDGKRLVTGGLGRDIVIWDAETGKQAMVLHGHTDDVVTVKFSPNGRYIASGGVDKALILWDAITGEILRKNTEHTDYVRDVAFSPDSKLVASAGWDGQSIVWETFSGVKVATLTGQKAAAVASTAAYEKNRTNKGRSNNMTSVAFSPNGAELLTASGDRTVRGWDTQTWQQKYVLNGHTDEVWDARFSPNGRYVVSGAWDNTARIWDVSTRQAVAVVPAHLSDVWGTTFSPDGQLIATCGGDRKVKVWDMATGLLVRDVSGEAHTAEVETLVFSPDGRQLASVSRDGSLKIWRVPSTFDRVSAYADTQLEKWEKKGEFEKTDEYQKRMAQKLKRWEEFKQEARTKMLAAFPQSADWQTFSLASYNPDTEMYQVSSKLFAGPFFIKVAPRDAEQLRNNFSKVAYGTPALELKNDALLLKSVELTVPTGTETKVFTVMR, from the coding sequence ATGAAAGCTCCTCTACTCGCACTGGCTTTGGCCCTAACGGCTCCACTGGCCCTGGCCTCCGACCCCGAAAGCGGCCCCGCTACGCCCAACCTGGTCCAGAACATTCAGACGTCCGCCGCCCTGCTGGCCGTAGATTATAGCCCCGATGGCAAGCGCCTAGTAACCGGCGGTCTGGGGCGCGATATTGTGATTTGGGACGCCGAAACCGGCAAGCAGGCCATGGTGCTGCACGGCCACACCGACGACGTGGTGACGGTGAAGTTCAGCCCCAATGGCCGCTACATTGCCTCGGGCGGCGTAGATAAGGCTCTGATTCTGTGGGATGCCATTACGGGTGAAATCCTGCGCAAAAACACCGAGCACACCGACTACGTGCGCGACGTGGCCTTCAGCCCCGACAGCAAGCTGGTGGCCAGCGCCGGCTGGGACGGCCAGTCCATCGTGTGGGAAACCTTCAGCGGCGTGAAGGTGGCCACCCTCACCGGCCAGAAAGCCGCCGCCGTGGCCTCCACGGCCGCCTACGAGAAAAACCGTACCAACAAGGGCCGCTCCAACAACATGACGTCGGTGGCCTTCAGCCCCAACGGCGCGGAGCTGCTCACGGCCAGCGGCGACCGGACGGTGCGTGGCTGGGACACCCAAACCTGGCAGCAGAAATACGTGCTCAACGGCCACACCGATGAGGTGTGGGATGCCCGCTTCTCGCCCAACGGCCGCTATGTGGTGAGCGGGGCCTGGGACAACACGGCCCGCATCTGGGACGTGAGCACCCGCCAGGCCGTGGCCGTGGTGCCGGCCCACCTCTCCGACGTATGGGGCACCACCTTCAGCCCCGACGGCCAGCTGATTGCCACCTGCGGCGGCGACCGGAAAGTGAAAGTCTGGGACATGGCCACCGGCTTGCTGGTGCGCGACGTGTCGGGCGAGGCCCACACGGCCGAGGTGGAAACCCTCGTGTTCAGCCCCGACGGCCGCCAGCTGGCCAGCGTGAGCCGCGACGGGTCCCTGAAAATCTGGCGGGTGCCGTCCACCTTCGACCGGGTGTCGGCCTACGCCGATACGCAGCTGGAAAAGTGGGAGAAGAAGGGCGAGTTTGAGAAAACCGACGAGTACCAAAAGCGCATGGCCCAGAAGCTCAAGCGCTGGGAAGAATTCAAGCAGGAAGCCCGCACCAAGATGCTGGCCGCCTTCCCCCAGAGCGCCGACTGGCAGACCTTCAGCCTGGCCAGCTACAACCCCGATACGGAAATGTACCAGGTCAGCTCCAAGCTGTTTGCCGGGCCGTTCTTTATCAAAGTAGCCCCGCGCGATGCCGAGCAGCTGCGCAACAACTTCAGCAAGGTAGCTTACGGCACCCCGGCGCTGGAGCTAAAAAACGATGCCCTGCTGCTGAAGAGCGTGGAGTTAACCGTACCCACGGGCACGGAAACCAAGGTATTCACCGTGATGCGCTAA
- a CDS encoding WD40 repeat domain-containing protein has translation MIRLFSLLLLSWLLGPGALPTPRREFVMPEGSGSLTGFSRNGRLVGVSGGTSQVAVFQTGTGLLLRTYREHRQPVVSFAFSPRLDTVVSVDASGQAHAWNPETLTTLARWQAPSDVTRVLFSPDGQQALLASRSRRWLWNLRYPATEPVELEFNGPVVGDITALSFSTDGTRLATGFETGMVLVQDLKTRAYQQMALFRTSVQGLSFGRDSLLAVAGTPEFRSWHPGTSAAPHTQVLEQPAVAIAFDEDAQLVLLGSPTGLTSVWSPPEKQLIFTCQGKGRTSFVQFQPEGSLILAAFTEDRAKTWKLQ, from the coding sequence ATGATTCGGCTTTTCTCTCTTCTGCTGCTGAGCTGGCTGCTGGGGCCCGGGGCCCTGCCCACGCCCCGCCGCGAATTTGTGATGCCCGAGGGCTCCGGCTCGCTTACCGGCTTCAGCCGCAACGGCCGGCTGGTGGGTGTGAGCGGCGGCACCAGCCAGGTAGCAGTGTTCCAGACCGGCACCGGCCTGTTGCTGCGCACCTACCGGGAGCACCGGCAACCAGTGGTATCCTTTGCCTTCTCCCCCCGCCTCGATACGGTAGTGAGCGTGGATGCCAGCGGCCAGGCCCACGCCTGGAATCCCGAAACCCTCACCACCCTGGCCCGCTGGCAGGCCCCGTCCGACGTCACGCGGGTGCTGTTCTCGCCCGATGGCCAGCAGGCCCTGCTGGCCTCGCGGAGCCGGCGCTGGCTCTGGAACCTGCGCTACCCCGCCACCGAGCCCGTAGAGCTGGAGTTCAACGGCCCCGTGGTGGGCGACATTACGGCCCTGAGCTTCAGCACCGACGGCACCCGCCTGGCCACCGGCTTCGAGACGGGCATGGTGCTGGTGCAGGACCTGAAAACCCGCGCCTACCAGCAAATGGCCCTGTTCCGCACTTCCGTGCAGGGCCTCAGCTTCGGGCGCGACAGTCTGCTGGCGGTGGCCGGCACGCCCGAATTCCGCAGCTGGCACCCCGGCACCAGCGCCGCGCCCCACACCCAGGTGCTGGAGCAGCCGGCCGTGGCCATTGCCTTCGACGAGGACGCCCAGCTGGTTCTGCTGGGCAGCCCCACCGGCCTTACCTCCGTGTGGAGCCCACCCGAAAAGCAGCTGATTTTCACCTGCCAGGGCAAGGGCCGCACCAGCTTCGTGCAGTTTCAGCCCGAGGGCAGCCTCATCCTGGCCGCTTTCACCGAGGACCGCGCCAAAACCTGGAAGCTGCAGTAA
- a CDS encoding OmpA family protein, translating into MTTRGKLVLGVLLAALLYFGINKLVQSGVLFKKAATESVLLSSIELPSSAGGSRTNVAVPLAPLPSETPSGKGSPLVWEVMAWNSQMAGMLANGGPRTTQGSSMAAGGLDMQIVRQDDVAKMQADLVKNALDLQSNPETPGLLVSIMGDGLPAFSAVQPQLEKAGTGLQIIPYSVGKSFGEDKLMGPKEWLDNPKAALGKTVACYLRDGDQNIALKWCADNGLKVNPDETTYDPEAVNFMAASDFLVAAEKYIIGKPEQRVKVVKGKNTGVKVDVVADAVATWTPGDVNIAKQKGGLVNIVSTKDYSNQMPNIMVTTKRWYDAHPKEVEALMTALAVAGDQVKSHPEALSRAADISSVVYGDKDKPGSYWLRYYKGVSEADRNGEVVELGGSKAFNFADNLALFGLNEGGTNIYAAVYKTFGDVQHQLYPKELPSYVPLDQMLDLAPLRKLQDKYRGKTLAPAEQQQFAADDEIRQSVSRRAWNIEFNTGQRTFTPAAEQQLDQLFNDLVVAGRLKVAVHGHTDNVGDAQRNQQLSQDRAEAVRQWLEQRSASAFPAGRVQTYAHGAQEPVAPNTTPEGKARNRRVEIVLGN; encoded by the coding sequence ATGACAACCCGTGGTAAACTGGTACTAGGCGTGCTGCTTGCAGCGCTGCTGTACTTCGGCATCAATAAGCTCGTGCAGAGCGGGGTGCTGTTCAAGAAAGCCGCCACCGAATCGGTGCTGCTGAGCTCCATTGAGCTGCCGAGCAGCGCCGGCGGCTCGCGCACCAACGTGGCGGTGCCGCTGGCCCCGCTGCCTTCTGAAACGCCTTCTGGTAAGGGCAGCCCGCTTGTGTGGGAGGTGATGGCCTGGAACTCGCAGATGGCCGGCATGCTGGCCAACGGCGGCCCCCGCACCACCCAGGGCTCCAGCATGGCCGCCGGCGGCCTGGACATGCAGATTGTGCGCCAGGACGATGTGGCCAAAATGCAGGCCGACCTGGTGAAAAACGCCCTCGACCTGCAAAGCAACCCCGAAACGCCGGGCCTGCTGGTGAGCATCATGGGCGACGGCCTACCGGCCTTCTCGGCGGTGCAGCCCCAGCTGGAAAAAGCCGGCACCGGCCTGCAGATCATTCCCTACTCGGTGGGCAAGAGCTTCGGCGAAGACAAACTGATGGGCCCTAAGGAGTGGCTGGATAACCCCAAAGCCGCTTTGGGCAAAACGGTGGCCTGCTACCTGCGCGACGGCGACCAGAACATTGCCCTGAAATGGTGCGCCGACAACGGCCTGAAAGTCAACCCCGACGAAACCACCTACGACCCCGAGGCCGTGAACTTCATGGCCGCCTCCGACTTCCTGGTGGCCGCCGAGAAATACATCATCGGCAAACCCGAGCAGCGCGTGAAAGTGGTAAAAGGCAAGAACACCGGCGTGAAAGTGGACGTGGTAGCCGACGCCGTAGCCACCTGGACGCCCGGCGACGTGAACATTGCCAAGCAGAAAGGCGGCCTGGTGAACATCGTGAGCACCAAGGACTACAGCAACCAGATGCCCAACATCATGGTGACCACCAAGCGCTGGTACGACGCCCACCCGAAGGAGGTAGAAGCCCTGATGACGGCCCTGGCCGTGGCCGGCGACCAGGTAAAATCGCACCCCGAGGCCCTGAGCCGCGCCGCCGATATTTCCAGCGTGGTGTACGGCGATAAGGACAAGCCCGGCAGCTACTGGCTGCGCTACTACAAGGGCGTGAGCGAGGCCGACCGCAACGGCGAGGTGGTGGAGCTGGGTGGCTCCAAGGCCTTCAACTTTGCCGATAACCTGGCCCTGTTTGGCCTGAACGAAGGCGGCACCAACATCTACGCGGCCGTGTACAAAACCTTCGGCGACGTGCAGCACCAGCTCTACCCCAAGGAACTGCCCAGCTACGTACCCCTCGACCAGATGCTGGACCTGGCCCCGCTGCGCAAGCTGCAGGACAAATACCGCGGCAAAACCCTGGCCCCGGCCGAGCAGCAACAGTTTGCCGCCGATGACGAAATCCGCCAGAGCGTGAGTCGACGGGCCTGGAACATCGAGTTCAACACCGGCCAGCGCACCTTCACCCCCGCCGCCGAGCAGCAGCTCGATCAGCTCTTCAACGACCTGGTAGTGGCCGGCCGCCTGAAAGTAGCCGTCCACGGCCACACCGACAATGTGGGCGACGCCCAGCGCAACCAGCAGCTCAGCCAGGACCGCGCCGAAGCCGTGCGCCAGTGGCTGGAGCAGCGCAGCGCCAGCGCCTTCCCCGCCGGCCGTGTGCAAACCTACGCCCACGGCGCCCAGGAGCCCGTGGCCCCCAACACCACCCCCGAAGGCAAAGCCCGCAACCGCCGCGTGGAAATTGTGCTAGGCAACTAG